A window from Candidatus Methylomirabilota bacterium encodes these proteins:
- a CDS encoding type II toxin-antitoxin system HicB family antitoxin has protein sequence MLTYKAMYKFLERGVHAEVLDFPGTITFGETLQEARRLLASALVDMTETALLRGEPLPQPDPSCTDPEADVEEPIHLLLTAASHISVVPQTAA, from the coding sequence ATGTTGACCTACAAAGCGATGTATAAGTTCCTTGAGCGTGGGGTTCACGCGGAAGTGCTGGACTTTCCCGGCACCATTACCTTTGGGGAGACACTGCAAGAAGCCCGGCGCTTGCTGGCAAGCGCCTTAGTCGATATGACAGAAACGGCCTTACTGCGCGGCGAGCCGCTCCCACAGCCTGATCCATCATGTACCGATCCGGAAGCTGATGTGGAAGAACCCATCCATTTACTGCTGACCGCAGCATCCCATATCAGCGTCGTGCCCCAAACGGCCGCCTGA
- a CDS encoding type II toxin-antitoxin system HicA family toxin, with product MKRRDLLRHLRQHGCRFVREGTEHSIWENPVTRRRTSVPRHREIPEFTSARICKQLGVPAPV from the coding sequence ATGAAGCGGCGCGACCTGCTTCGCCACTTGCGCCAGCACGGTTGCCGATTCGTGCGGGAAGGTACAGAACACTCGATCTGGGAAAATCCTGTAACCCGTCGCCGGACTTCGGTACCGCGCCACAGGGAGATTCCAGAGTTTACCTCCGCCCGTATCTGCAAACAACTTGGCGTGCCTGCACCGGTCTAG